The nucleotide window TCATTTACAAAAGGATTAAACTCAACGATATCTGTGGCGTGGTTGTAGACATCTAATTGAGCAGGAAGCTGATATTCGGCACTGCGTTCAACACCATTATAAATAAAACTGATTTTTGCCGATGAAACATTATCTATGTCGGCTATCTCAAGTTCATAGAATCCTGGGGACGAACCAAAGACTATGCTTGAATCCTCAACGTAATATCCCCGCAAATTATAGTCTGTATCATTTAGGGTCAAGTTCAATTCATCGGCAGGGCCGACGCGAATTCGAGTGTTGGTTTCATCTTCCATAAACAAGTTAATTTGTAATGACGTAGCCGTTTTCTGCTCAGTTGCTGCATCCAATTCAGTTTGTATAAACTTAAATTCAACCTCAAGAGTGACTTTAGAAGATAGATTGAGCTCTTGTGAATTTTTGTTAGCGCGGTCACCGCCGCAGGCGACCATTGTGCAGCAGACTAGTGCGGCCAGCAAATGTGAATAGCTTAGGGGAAATTTGGGCTTACGAGGCATTATCAACATCCATTGTAAAAGATTAAAGTTGTTTATTTCTTTAAATATCAACTATATAGAATTTATATTGAGCTGTTAAGTAGATTTGTTATAAATAAAAAACGCAGGGCTTGGCCTGCGTTTTTGCATATCAGAGGATCGCTTTACCGTTAGAAAAATGCCTGTAAACCGGTTTGATCACGACCTAAGATTAGCGCGTGAATATCATGCGTACCTTCGTAAGTATTAACGGTTTCCAAATTAATCATATGACGAATAACGTGGAATTCATCGGCAATACCATTACCACCGTGCATGTCTCGGGCAATGCGAGCAATGTCTAAGGCTTTGCCACAGTTGTTGCGTTTAACCAGAGAAATCATTGCAGGTTTAAAGCGCTTCTCATCAATCAAACGACCAACCCGTAATGACGCTTGCAAGCCTAAGGTGATTTCAGTTTGCATATCGGCAAGTTTCTTTTGAAATAATTGCGTTTGCGCTAACGGCTTGCCAAATTGTTGGCGATCTAAGCCGTACTGGCGAGCACGATGCCAACAGTCTTCAGCGGCACCCATAGCACCCCATGAAATACCGTAACGGGCCATGTTCAAACAACTGAATGGACCTTTTAAGCCGCGCACTTCAGGAAACATGTTTTCTTCAGGAACAAATACATTGTCCATCACAATCTCACCGGTAATCGACGCTTTAAGCGACATTTTGCCTTCAATTTTTGGTGCGCTTAAACCAGGCATGCCTTTCTCAAGAACAAAACCACAAATTTGATTATCGTGGGCTGCAGATTTCGCCCAAACCACAAACACATCGGCGATAGGTGAATTGGTGATCCACATTTTGCTGCCGGTCAGGCTATAACCACCA belongs to Thalassotalea sp. HSM 43 and includes:
- a CDS encoding acyl-CoA dehydrogenase; this encodes MSEIQSNWEDILLLDDQLTEDERMIRDMARDFCQNELQPGILMANRNEEFDPKIMRQFGELGLLGATIDGYGCPGVSYVSYGLVAREVERVDSGYRSAMSVQSSLVMHPIYTWGSEAQKEKYLPKLATGEWIGCFGLTEPDAGSDPAGMKTRAKKVDGGYSLTGSKMWITNSPIADVFVVWAKSAAHDNQICGFVLEKGMPGLSAPKIEGKMSLKASITGEIVMDNVFVPEENMFPEVRGLKGPFSCLNMARYGISWGAMGAAEDCWHRARQYGLDRQQFGKPLAQTQLFQKKLADMQTEITLGLQASLRVGRLIDEKRFKPAMISLVKRNNCGKALDIARIARDMHGGNGIADEFHVIRHMINLETVNTYEGTHDIHALILGRDQTGLQAFF